One genomic window of Mustela nigripes isolate SB6536 chromosome 15, MUSNIG.SB6536, whole genome shotgun sequence includes the following:
- the GJB2 gene encoding gap junction beta-2 protein, whose product MDWSTLQTILGGVNKHSTSIGKIWLTVLFIFRIMILVVAAKEVWGDEQADFICNTLQPGCKNVCYDHYFPISHIRLWALQLIFVSTPALLVAMHVAYRRHEKKRKFIKGEIKSEFKDLEEIKTQKVRIEGSLWWTYTSSIFFRVIFEAVFMYVFYIMYDGFSMQRLVKCNAWPCPNTVDCFVSRPTEKTVFTVFMIAVSGICILLNVTELCYLLIRYCSGKSKKPV is encoded by the coding sequence ATGGATTGGAGCACACTACAGACTATTCTGGGGGGTGTCAATAAACACTCCACCAGTATTGGGAAGATCTGGCTCACAGTCCTCTTCATTTTTCGCATTATGATCTTGGTAGTAGCCGCAAAGGAAGTGTGGGGAGATGAGCAAGCCGATTTTATCTGCAACACTCTCCAACCTGGGTGCAAAAATGTGTGCTATGATCACTATTTCCCCATCTCTCACATCCGACTCTGGGCCCTTCAGCTGATCTTCGTGTCCACACCAGCTCTCTTGGTGGCCATGCACGTTGCCTACCGGAGacatgagaagaaaaggaagttcattaagggagagataaagagtgaATTTAAAGACCTTGAAGAGATCAAAACCCAGAAGGTCCGCATCGAAGGGTCACTGTGGTGGACCTACACTAGCAGCATCTTCTTCCGGGTCATCTTTGAAGCAGTCTTCATGTATGTCTTCTATATTATGTATGACGGGTTCTCCATGCAGCGTTTGGTGAAATGCAACGCATGGCCTTGTCCCAATACAGTGGACTGCTTTGTTTCCAGGCCCACAGAAAAGACTGTCTTCACGGTTTTTATGATTGCAGTGTCTGGAATTTGCATACTgttaaatgtcactgaattgtgTTATTTGCTAATTAGATATTGTTCCGGAAAGTCAAAAAAACCAGTTTAA